One Paenibacillus sp. FSL H7-0737 DNA segment encodes these proteins:
- a CDS encoding GH92 family glycosyl hydrolase — MHLGLLDYVNPLQGTKSDFRYSHGNTLPLTAMPFGMAAWSPQTHEAGGTWFFHPHHRHLEGIRLTHQPSPWIGDYGHLTLLPQTGPLLLSPDSRSSSFKPEEMQVSPHYFGVSLQRYRTRLELTPTERCAVIRITYAKGQQNRLIIAPLKGESQLTFQPEKRRIIGFTRGHTAGVPDNFAMYFVFQFDTDILMEDSGIFDGEYQPLGTYEGTGDKLGAYVELNLPESGVIEVKCGTSFISGEQAQLNLDREVGGNSFGEILSKAEAGWEERLSRIVVESADEENLSTFYSCMYRICLFPRTWHEYNEQDEQIHYSPFNGRICRGPMYSDIGLWDVYRTSFPLYSILFPSLLGEIMQAWTLAYGESGWLPKWLSPGERSAMPGTLIDAAAADAVVKGIGGFDVELIYEGLLKHADRPATDEKLGRRGLELYLQHGYLPHDRFHESVSNTLDYIYGDFCIAQIAKALGKMDDYERFMDRAQNYKLLFDPEVGFMRGRNEDGTWQEGFDSLAWGDPFCEGGAWQGSWAVPHDFPGLASLMGGEEAFVRRLAQLMAEEPIFKVGSYGLEIHEMSEMAAADLGQFAISNQPSFHIPYIFARLGALSKTQYWVRKTMAKLFNSGMEGLPGDEDNGSMGAWYIWSAIGLYPLSPGIPEYVLGSPLFDKVTIQLENGRQWVIEAQNNSPANVYSKSIHWNHTLWEHHSLPHEEIIKGGVLNFSMCPGVVPS; from the coding sequence ATCCATTTGGGTTTGTTAGATTATGTTAATCCATTACAGGGGACTAAGTCGGATTTCCGCTACTCACACGGCAATACGCTGCCGCTTACAGCGATGCCATTTGGCATGGCGGCTTGGAGCCCGCAAACCCACGAAGCAGGGGGGACCTGGTTCTTCCATCCGCACCATCGCCACCTGGAGGGCATACGACTAACTCACCAGCCCAGTCCTTGGATCGGAGATTATGGACATCTAACACTGTTGCCGCAGACTGGACCGTTATTGCTCAGTCCTGATTCGCGCTCATCTTCCTTTAAACCGGAAGAGATGCAAGTGTCCCCACACTACTTCGGTGTGTCTCTTCAACGATATCGTACCCGACTGGAGCTGACCCCTACAGAGCGCTGTGCGGTGATTAGAATAACATACGCTAAGGGGCAGCAGAACAGGCTCATAATAGCACCGCTTAAAGGCGAGTCTCAACTCACCTTTCAACCGGAGAAACGCAGGATCATCGGCTTTACAAGAGGCCATACCGCCGGGGTACCCGATAATTTCGCGATGTATTTCGTCTTCCAATTCGACACAGACATTCTCATGGAGGATTCGGGAATCTTTGACGGGGAGTACCAACCTTTAGGGACGTATGAAGGAACCGGCGATAAGCTGGGTGCATACGTAGAATTAAACCTACCGGAATCCGGTGTAATAGAAGTGAAATGCGGCACTTCCTTTATTAGTGGGGAGCAAGCGCAATTGAATCTCGATCGGGAGGTTGGTGGGAACAGCTTCGGAGAGATCTTGAGCAAAGCAGAGGCAGGCTGGGAAGAACGGCTGAGCCGCATCGTTGTCGAAAGCGCGGATGAAGAGAACCTCAGTACCTTTTACAGCTGTATGTACCGGATCTGCCTGTTTCCTAGAACATGGCATGAATATAACGAGCAGGACGAGCAAATTCATTACAGTCCTTTTAACGGCAGAATTTGCCGGGGTCCAATGTATTCAGATATCGGACTGTGGGATGTATACCGGACTAGCTTCCCGTTATACAGTATCCTGTTTCCATCCTTGCTCGGTGAGATCATGCAGGCTTGGACATTAGCTTACGGTGAAAGCGGCTGGCTGCCAAAATGGCTTTCACCAGGCGAACGCAGTGCCATGCCCGGCACACTGATCGATGCGGCAGCTGCGGATGCCGTGGTTAAGGGCATCGGCGGCTTCGACGTAGAGCTAATATATGAAGGTTTGCTGAAACATGCAGATCGTCCGGCTACAGACGAGAAGCTGGGTAGACGGGGGCTAGAATTGTATTTGCAGCACGGCTATCTGCCGCATGATCGTTTTCATGAAAGTGTAAGTAACACGCTGGATTATATATACGGGGACTTCTGTATAGCCCAGATTGCTAAAGCACTCGGCAAAATGGATGATTATGAGCGTTTTATGGACCGGGCGCAGAATTACAAGCTGCTGTTTGATCCAGAGGTTGGTTTTATGAGAGGCCGTAACGAGGACGGTACTTGGCAGGAAGGATTTGATTCTTTGGCGTGGGGTGATCCGTTCTGTGAAGGTGGAGCTTGGCAAGGGAGCTGGGCGGTTCCCCATGACTTCCCGGGATTAGCCAGTCTGATGGGTGGCGAGGAAGCTTTTGTTCGGCGTCTGGCCCAGTTAATGGCCGAGGAACCGATATTCAAAGTGGGGTCTTATGGCTTGGAAATTCATGAAATGTCGGAAATGGCTGCGGCCGATCTAGGGCAGTTTGCCATCAGCAATCAGCCCAGCTTCCATATACCTTATATTTTCGCCCGACTCGGGGCGTTGTCCAAAACACAGTACTGGGTTCGCAAAACCATGGCTAAACTGTTCAACAGTGGAATGGAGGGGTTACCCGGCGACGAGGATAATGGCAGCATGGGTGCCTGGTATATTTGGAGCGCCATCGGACTGTATCCGTTAAGTCCCGGGATTCCCGAATATGTGCTAGGCAGCCCTCTATTTGATAAAGTAACGATCCAGCTTGAAAATGGGCGGCAGTGGGTCATTGAAGCGCAAAACAACAGCCCTGCCAATGTGTACAGTAAATCAATTCACTGGAACCATACGCTTTGGGAGCACCACTCTTTGCCTCATGAAGAGATTATTAAAGGCGGCGTCCTGAACTTCAGTATGTGTCCGGGGGTAGTCCCGTCCTAA
- a CDS encoding peptidylprolyl isomerase, with protein sequence MTLRLYSKRNRLITILFALIAGSLLLIGAMNVQAPQAEAPLLTLNGQEVTAAEFNWHLQMNRALTADYFKQTYDADYSEKFWSTDYSGEKPIHRWIKESQTQLLTKRMELQLAQEAGVISDISYEGFLKGMGRENQRRSQAVANKEVVYGPLHLEAQAYYSYYMSNLEDTTIEAMRSNGGIVISDEQVRLEYEAKQAAKYSRPGAIHLEWASLPFGPETEYKDQQEAMEKMELLRAAATAEIRSDAGIHQQAKELGINVGEVKITSASRRTAALENPKVLLAADQLAPGQISGLFAENGAIHLLYCLSVEDAGVIPFDQVKDAITLHLAQQKFRSLVDDKLSKAVPEWNYPMAERLANQAIQ encoded by the coding sequence ATGACTTTAAGGCTTTATTCCAAAAGAAATCGACTTATCACTATTCTATTCGCCCTGATTGCGGGAAGCCTGCTGCTGATTGGCGCGATGAATGTGCAGGCTCCACAAGCAGAAGCACCACTTCTGACCCTTAACGGACAGGAGGTCACTGCAGCGGAGTTCAACTGGCATCTTCAAATGAATCGGGCACTGACTGCTGATTACTTCAAACAGACCTACGATGCCGACTACTCAGAGAAATTCTGGTCTACCGACTATTCCGGCGAAAAACCAATCCACAGGTGGATAAAAGAATCCCAGACGCAGCTACTGACGAAGCGGATGGAGTTGCAGCTTGCTCAAGAAGCAGGGGTGATATCGGATATCAGCTATGAAGGTTTTCTAAAAGGAATGGGGCGTGAGAATCAACGGCGGAGTCAGGCGGTAGCGAATAAGGAAGTGGTGTATGGTCCTCTTCATCTGGAAGCGCAGGCCTATTACAGTTATTACATGAGCAACCTTGAGGATACCACGATTGAAGCAATGCGCAGCAACGGAGGCATCGTGATTTCAGATGAACAGGTAAGGCTGGAATATGAAGCAAAGCAAGCTGCTAAATATTCTCGGCCGGGAGCTATACATCTTGAATGGGCATCACTGCCCTTTGGTCCGGAAACAGAATACAAGGATCAGCAGGAGGCCATGGAGAAAATGGAATTGCTCCGGGCAGCAGCAACAGCAGAAATAAGATCAGACGCAGGCATCCATCAGCAGGCAAAAGAGCTGGGTATAAACGTGGGCGAAGTCAAAATAACAAGTGCTTCCCGGCGAACAGCAGCGCTGGAAAATCCTAAGGTATTGCTTGCTGCAGATCAGCTTGCACCTGGACAGATTAGTGGCTTGTTTGCTGAAAATGGGGCCATCCATCTACTTTACTGTCTATCGGTAGAGGATGCAGGAGTTATACCTTTCGATCAAGTGAAGGATGCTATCACACTTCATTTGGCGCAACAGAAGTTTAGATCCTTGGTGGACGATAAGCTATCCAAAGCTGTCCCAGAATGGAATTACCCAATGGCTGAAAGACTCGCAAACCAAGCCATTCAATAA
- a CDS encoding S-layer homology domain-containing protein, translated as MLKKLAKSLLMMVLIFTTVFPVMGASAHAEETYADDFTALPAAELSSENWLIDSSNPQFFGGDATRLVRTSTDTGYAVYSLTGIQSFTLQAYYFSGSTAVIKFYGSGDATAWTELPVINDSPTATGSGWYGTVYTPAGALPNDVNYLKIEISGDLDSWLMQLGHLTLSNVSLAPQTINDELDDVSQLYAFSTNWSLDTSNPTFFGGDHSRAVRTADSAESLVYHLHNLQHFIVRLHSFAGSSGSIKFYGSADASTWTEISAIHEAPQSTGDAAWTGTNYTPAQGIPSGIHYLKIELSGDSAPWLMQLGSVSLSNRLPGDGGNSGGDGDYYVDSFAGSDSNDGKTPETAWKTFSVVNETTFEAGDRILLKKGGIWNEQLYPKGSGTDDKPITITAYGSGSKPTINGGGMAGAAVYLRNASNWSIRDLEVTNYVSERGTIYREGIMVENANGGTLRNIRIQDNYIHDVSSSFRYPTVSGAEGGPHAFGGISVYVGGTTGTDKFDGVWIEGNTVERIGRTGIVVWDQRFNGADYATVNVTIRGNYVKQADSDGILTFGADGALIEHNIAEEGGNYSEEGEFNGSAAIWPTRGKNNIVQFNESFNTNKPEGDGQGFNLDIDTKDSVVQYNYSHGNKGGFMLFVDARLTPGVLIGSSNNVVRYNISQNDLTHTFNFAGGVTPDTQIYNNTIYIGTGQNTKIIDHEWDDAGNINAPYTFRNNLVYNLGQGGYNLPGENGSFDHNLLYGNHPVSEPENTNSVTANPLLVAQGSGGIGWNTVDGYKLREGSPALGAGAIIADNGGRDYWGNAVSAENPPNIGAYNGPGLDPATLPEAPVDDLRLYFQGLKIAPHITDGRNGGISLQLQFTNSSGVDPLKINKISWKIGEGSGQLSGSESQLAEIAPNNKFTYPIPLPGFSEGVKYPLDLTVDLEGYETIHLKQNIDINRMKHQSDTGTPALIDLADGTPLLSGYNGADDLSGTAQLRWDKDNIYLTADIRDDVFSHNASGINIWQNDSIQFSLAPGVPGDSQSWYEYGISQTPEGPQIYRWLSMKGAATGVLTKGTLSVTRDEATKITSYALALPWSEVSPIRGAGGNVLSFSMLVNDNDGAGRKGYIEWGSGIGAAKDPALFRTFQFMNVEDEEETQPSDNADLSFLSMEGTDIPGFDRNTLTYTINVPFSKTAVTVTGIPLDPKAKLTVTGGSELKVGENSVSIKVTAANGTTTKTYTLKVVRSEDRGGTETPGSSSGSNNGSNNSNSGGKIVNPVNIISAGRIQIQASPDAEGMRLAQLPTGEIQKAMKGVQDGALALELTKLDATAKGVTFQLPVTELKDNVISLTIKAGETTVTFPIDKMGSNIPEGSKQLELSIHFVDPSTLSVSLKEKWKTHAVYRISLMVDGKQIETLSQTAAMKVSFGYKLNPSEAPNQAIVYSITREGLAEVVKNSKYVSGTESITFTTRNFGLYAAANGDIHFSDVNSDYAAILEALASRDLVHGTGDGKYEPARQITRAEFVQLLVSALDLQADSSSTFEDVSPDTWYYQAVLTAQALKLVNGRSEGLFSAKEPITRQEMAVILFRARSLAALQPDYSSNTVVFADQKQIGAYAREAVEYLQQSGIINGYSDGTFRPLNLTTRAEAAALIYRIMGL; from the coding sequence ATGTTAAAAAAACTCGCAAAATCACTGCTAATGATGGTTCTGATCTTTACGACAGTGTTCCCAGTAATGGGTGCTTCTGCCCATGCTGAAGAGACGTATGCCGATGATTTCACTGCTTTGCCAGCAGCGGAGCTGAGTTCGGAGAATTGGTTGATTGACAGCAGCAATCCTCAATTCTTCGGCGGAGATGCTACGCGGTTGGTCAGGACATCCACGGATACCGGTTATGCCGTTTATTCATTAACAGGAATTCAGTCGTTTACGCTTCAAGCCTATTATTTCTCTGGCTCAACAGCCGTAATCAAGTTCTACGGATCGGGTGATGCGACAGCGTGGACGGAGCTTCCAGTCATTAATGACAGTCCCACAGCAACCGGTTCTGGTTGGTATGGAACAGTATACACGCCCGCCGGTGCACTTCCGAATGATGTCAATTATCTCAAAATCGAGATCAGCGGCGACCTCGACAGCTGGCTGATGCAGCTTGGACACCTTACGCTCTCCAATGTATCACTTGCACCCCAAACGATTAATGATGAGCTTGATGATGTTTCACAGCTGTATGCATTTAGTACAAATTGGTCTTTAGATACAAGCAATCCCACTTTTTTTGGTGGAGATCATTCTCGTGCAGTGAGAACAGCAGATTCGGCAGAATCACTTGTGTACCATTTGCATAATTTGCAGCATTTCATCGTCCGTCTGCATTCCTTTGCCGGGTCTAGCGGAAGCATAAAGTTCTATGGATCGGCGGATGCATCCACCTGGACAGAGATTTCAGCAATACATGAAGCTCCACAATCTACAGGAGATGCAGCTTGGACCGGGACGAATTATACCCCAGCACAAGGGATTCCTTCAGGCATTCATTATTTAAAAATCGAGCTCAGCGGCGATTCCGCCCCTTGGCTGATGCAGCTAGGATCGGTCTCCTTGTCCAATCGCTTGCCTGGAGATGGAGGGAACAGCGGTGGAGACGGAGATTATTACGTCGATTCATTTGCAGGCAGCGACAGCAATGATGGAAAAACACCTGAGACAGCCTGGAAGACCTTCTCTGTAGTGAACGAGACCACCTTTGAGGCTGGAGACCGAATTTTGTTAAAGAAGGGTGGAATCTGGAACGAACAATTATATCCTAAGGGTAGCGGAACAGACGATAAACCGATAACAATCACTGCCTATGGCAGCGGAAGTAAACCGACTATCAATGGTGGAGGCATGGCCGGAGCAGCTGTATACCTGCGCAACGCCTCAAACTGGAGCATCCGGGATCTGGAGGTCACAAACTATGTTTCCGAGAGAGGAACCATTTACCGGGAAGGCATAATGGTGGAGAACGCAAACGGAGGAACTTTAAGAAATATCCGCATCCAGGATAACTATATACATGATGTATCAAGCAGCTTCCGTTATCCGACAGTTTCCGGTGCAGAAGGGGGTCCACATGCGTTCGGTGGAATCTCCGTATATGTGGGTGGAACGACGGGAACGGACAAATTTGATGGGGTATGGATCGAAGGCAACACGGTCGAACGAATTGGACGGACAGGAATTGTGGTATGGGATCAGCGTTTCAACGGAGCCGACTATGCTACGGTCAATGTTACGATCCGCGGAAATTATGTCAAACAAGCAGACAGCGACGGCATCCTCACCTTCGGTGCGGACGGAGCGTTAATTGAGCATAACATAGCAGAAGAAGGTGGGAACTACTCCGAAGAAGGCGAGTTTAACGGCTCAGCCGCAATCTGGCCGACCCGGGGCAAGAATAATATCGTGCAGTTTAATGAGTCCTTTAACACAAATAAACCAGAGGGAGATGGACAGGGCTTCAATCTGGATATCGATACTAAGGACAGTGTAGTTCAATATAATTACAGCCATGGAAATAAGGGCGGATTCATGCTTTTTGTCGATGCCCGTTTAACTCCAGGAGTGCTTATCGGCTCCTCTAACAATGTAGTCAGATACAACATCAGCCAGAATGATCTGACGCATACGTTTAATTTTGCAGGCGGGGTTACGCCGGATACGCAAATCTATAACAATACGATCTATATCGGCACTGGGCAAAACACCAAAATAATCGACCATGAATGGGACGACGCGGGAAATATCAACGCTCCCTATACGTTCAGGAACAATCTGGTCTACAACCTTGGACAGGGAGGTTATAATCTGCCCGGGGAAAATGGCAGCTTCGACCACAACCTGTTGTATGGAAATCATCCAGTAAGCGAGCCGGAAAATACGAATTCCGTCACAGCGAATCCGCTCTTGGTTGCTCAGGGCAGCGGTGGAATTGGCTGGAATACAGTGGACGGTTACAAACTGAGAGAAGGTTCTCCTGCACTTGGTGCTGGTGCTATTATTGCAGATAATGGCGGTCGGGACTATTGGGGAAATGCTGTTTCAGCAGAAAATCCACCGAATATCGGAGCCTATAATGGACCCGGACTTGATCCTGCCACACTGCCTGAAGCACCTGTAGATGATCTGCGATTATATTTTCAAGGCTTAAAAATTGCTCCTCATATTACAGATGGTAGAAACGGAGGCATATCCCTTCAACTTCAGTTTACAAACAGTTCTGGAGTAGACCCTCTGAAAATTAACAAAATTTCCTGGAAAATAGGGGAAGGAAGTGGCCAACTCAGCGGTAGCGAGTCGCAACTAGCAGAAATCGCTCCGAATAACAAATTTACTTATCCAATACCCTTGCCGGGATTCTCTGAAGGTGTCAAATATCCTCTTGACTTGACCGTTGACCTTGAAGGCTATGAGACAATTCACCTCAAGCAAAACATAGATATTAACCGGATGAAGCATCAGTCAGACACAGGAACTCCCGCGCTGATTGATCTTGCAGACGGAACCCCTTTGTTGAGCGGGTATAACGGTGCGGATGATCTTAGCGGAACAGCACAACTACGCTGGGACAAGGATAACATTTATTTGACTGCCGACATCCGTGATGATGTATTCAGCCATAACGCTTCCGGGATTAATATTTGGCAAAATGACAGTATTCAATTCAGCCTCGCTCCCGGTGTACCGGGCGATAGCCAATCCTGGTATGAATACGGAATTTCACAGACGCCGGAGGGGCCGCAAATATACCGCTGGCTGTCCATGAAAGGTGCTGCTACTGGAGTGTTGACCAAAGGAACTCTAAGTGTAACCCGAGATGAAGCGACTAAGATTACCTCATATGCACTGGCACTACCTTGGAGTGAAGTAAGTCCAATTCGAGGAGCGGGAGGCAATGTCTTGAGCTTCTCGATGTTGGTTAACGATAATGATGGTGCGGGCCGAAAAGGGTATATTGAGTGGGGATCAGGCATAGGCGCTGCGAAGGATCCGGCACTTTTCCGCACCTTCCAGTTTATGAATGTCGAAGATGAGGAGGAGACACAACCGAGTGATAATGCTGATTTGAGCTTTTTGAGTATGGAGGGTACAGATATTCCCGGGTTTGACCGTAATACATTGACCTATACAATAAATGTACCCTTTTCTAAAACAGCCGTGACTGTTACAGGGATACCTTTAGATCCGAAAGCCAAATTAACAGTAACTGGCGGAAGTGAACTAAAAGTAGGAGAAAATAGCGTCAGCATCAAAGTTACCGCCGCAAATGGAACAACAACAAAGACCTACACTTTGAAAGTGGTACGGAGTGAAGACCGCGGGGGAACAGAAACGCCTGGCAGTTCGTCCGGCAGCAATAATGGCAGTAACAATAGTAACAGTGGAGGGAAAATAGTTAATCCAGTGAATATAATCTCAGCCGGCCGTATTCAGATTCAGGCTTCACCTGATGCTGAAGGAATGCGCCTTGCACAGCTTCCTACTGGAGAAATTCAAAAAGCGATGAAGGGTGTGCAAGATGGTGCATTGGCACTTGAGCTTACTAAATTAGATGCCACAGCTAAGGGAGTAACCTTTCAATTGCCCGTTACCGAACTGAAAGATAATGTTATCTCTCTTACAATAAAAGCAGGTGAAACCACCGTGACGTTCCCAATTGACAAGATGGGTAGCAATATTCCGGAAGGTTCCAAGCAGTTGGAGCTGTCCATTCATTTTGTTGATCCTTCAACCCTTTCTGTTTCATTAAAAGAGAAATGGAAAACGCATGCCGTGTACCGGATCTCCTTGATGGTAGACGGAAAGCAAATAGAAACATTAAGTCAAACTGCGGCAATGAAGGTATCGTTTGGATATAAATTGAATCCTAGTGAAGCGCCGAATCAAGCCATCGTCTATTCTATTACCCGCGAGGGGCTGGCGGAAGTGGTCAAGAACTCCAAATACGTTTCAGGTACAGAGAGCATCACCTTTACAACACGGAACTTCGGATTATACGCTGCAGCGAATGGAGATATACACTTCTCTGATGTCAATTCGGACTACGCTGCTATCCTAGAAGCGTTGGCTTCCCGTGACCTGGTGCACGGCACAGGCGATGGCAAATATGAGCCTGCCCGCCAAATCACCAGAGCTGAGTTTGTTCAACTACTAGTATCAGCTCTAGACCTTCAGGCCGATAGCAGCAGTACTTTCGAAGATGTGAGTCCTGACACTTGGTATTACCAAGCTGTCTTAACGGCTCAGGCACTGAAGCTGGTTAACGGACGCAGCGAAGGCTTATTTAGCGCAAAAGAACCGATTACTCGCCAAGAAATGGCTGTTATTTTGTTTCGCGCTCGGAGTTTAGCTGCTCTTCAGCCGGATTACTCCAGCAATACCGTAGTATTTGCTGATCAGAAGCAAATCGGAGCTTATGCCAGGGAAGCAGTTGAGTACCTGCAGCAGTCAGGGATAATCAATGGTTATTCCGACGGAACCTTCAGACCACTGAATCTGACCACCCGTGCGGAGGCTGCTGCTTTGATTTATAGAATTATGGGATTGTAA
- a CDS encoding class I SAM-dependent methyltransferase: MQCILCGPSPAINVFHEYSSFTLMRCSNCGLIFRANIAEVDTTGLIADIYNTEWIAMREKYAQATYSDHALFNLMLLEMFSPEKGALLEFGSGTGEFLHAAENGGWRAVGIEPSQMSRAYAKYKYGVDLVKDEWKSTQDDDSAENPDLPRYDAVVFWHVLEHISDPFAFLKDIRNLLTTQGKIYFSIPNSHSLTNEVYGPESPLFIEPDHLYHYTDANVRELLNQAGFEIISIFTRQLVSVSDGLIDAHPHYGPNTPFVERMALLAKWQGERRGHEICCVASLKE; this comes from the coding sequence ATGCAATGTATTTTGTGTGGTCCTTCTCCAGCCATCAACGTATTCCATGAGTATAGTTCGTTTACACTGATGCGGTGTAGCAACTGTGGTCTTATCTTTAGAGCGAATATTGCGGAGGTTGATACAACCGGCTTAATCGCAGATATTTATAATACAGAATGGATTGCAATGCGTGAAAAATATGCTCAAGCTACCTATTCTGATCATGCTCTGTTTAATTTAATGCTGCTGGAAATGTTCAGTCCAGAAAAAGGAGCATTGCTAGAGTTTGGTTCTGGAACAGGTGAATTTTTACATGCAGCTGAAAATGGCGGCTGGAGAGCGGTTGGCATTGAACCCTCACAAATGTCACGAGCCTATGCCAAATATAAATACGGTGTGGATCTGGTTAAAGATGAATGGAAAAGCACCCAAGACGATGACTCGGCTGAAAATCCTGATCTTCCTCGTTATGATGCGGTAGTGTTCTGGCATGTGCTTGAGCATATTTCCGATCCATTTGCATTTTTGAAGGATATTCGTAATCTTTTGACAACGCAAGGGAAAATTTATTTCAGTATACCCAATAGCCATTCATTAACCAACGAAGTCTACGGACCTGAATCACCGTTATTTATTGAACCCGATCACCTGTATCATTACACGGACGCTAATGTGCGTGAATTACTCAATCAGGCTGGATTTGAGATCATTTCGATATTCACGCGGCAGCTGGTCTCTGTTTCGGATGGATTGATCGATGCACATCCTCACTATGGGCCGAATACTCCATTTGTAGAGCGAATGGCATTATTGGCCAAATGGCAAGGCGAACGTCGCGGACATGAGATATGTTGTGTGGCCAGCCTGAAGGAATAA
- a CDS encoding epimerase → MKVIIFGATGMVGQSALRECLMDDRVQEILTIGRKKTEQQHTKLRQIQLSNVAELSSIEHEITGYDACFFCLGVSSAGMKEEEYKRVTYDIALSAGTTLARLNPQMTFIYVSGSGTDSSEKGRSMWARVKGKTENDLLKLPFKDAYMFRPGVILPLYGVQSKTKVYQIFYDVMKPLYPLLKKLNSVITSEQLGRAMIQVTINGYPRPRIESNELKSMIRRLNQ, encoded by the coding sequence ATGAAGGTCATTATTTTTGGAGCTACAGGTATGGTTGGTCAAAGCGCGTTACGTGAATGTTTGATGGATGATAGAGTTCAAGAAATACTTACGATTGGGCGTAAAAAGACAGAGCAGCAACATACAAAACTAAGACAAATTCAACTTTCCAATGTAGCTGAATTATCAAGTATAGAACATGAAATCACAGGTTATGATGCATGCTTTTTCTGCCTTGGGGTTTCCTCTGCTGGTATGAAGGAAGAGGAATATAAAAGAGTAACATATGATATCGCGCTATCCGCCGGAACAACATTAGCAAGATTGAACCCTCAAATGACCTTTATATATGTTTCTGGAAGTGGGACGGATAGTTCGGAAAAAGGACGCTCTATGTGGGCGAGAGTGAAAGGGAAGACAGAAAACGATCTGTTGAAGCTACCTTTTAAGGACGCATATATGTTCAGACCAGGTGTGATTCTACCCCTATATGGCGTACAATCCAAAACAAAAGTGTATCAGATTTTTTATGATGTGATGAAGCCACTTTATCCCTTGCTAAAGAAGTTAAACAGTGTCATTACATCGGAACAATTGGGACGAGCTATGATTCAGGTAACTATTAACGGTTATCCAAGACCCAGAATAGAAAGCAATGAGCTCAAATCCATGATCAGGAGATTAAATCAATGA
- a CDS encoding GNAT family N-acetyltransferase: MNIIIRQEKAQDINEVYHVVQKSFENAEHSDHDEHNLVNRLRSSTKFIPELSLVAEYENKIVGHILFTEILVGDQTLVALAPVAVLPEMQSKGIGKLLITEGHKIATQLGYKGSVVLGHDKYYPKFGYKKASQFGIEAPFEVSDDNFMAVELIDDGLSDVHGVVEYAKEFFEIR, encoded by the coding sequence ATGAACATTATCATTAGACAAGAAAAAGCTCAAGATATTAACGAAGTCTACCATGTAGTCCAAAAATCATTTGAAAATGCGGAACATTCAGATCATGATGAGCACAATTTGGTAAATAGACTAAGGAGCTCGACAAAGTTTATTCCGGAGTTATCTCTTGTAGCTGAATATGAGAATAAGATCGTCGGTCATATCCTTTTTACAGAAATTCTAGTGGGTGATCAAACTCTGGTTGCGCTTGCACCTGTTGCAGTACTACCAGAAATGCAAAGCAAGGGCATAGGGAAGCTACTGATTACTGAAGGCCACAAAATCGCAACACAGCTTGGATATAAAGGCTCTGTCGTTTTGGGTCATGATAAGTATTATCCGAAGTTTGGTTATAAAAAAGCTAGTCAATTTGGTATAGAAGCACCTTTCGAAGTTTCAGACGATAATTTTATGGCCGTTGAGCTTATAGATGACGGTCTCTCAGATGTCCATGGCGTTGTCGAATACGCTAAAGAATTTTTTGAAATTAGATAA